The genomic interval ACCAGCACATGGGATGACAAGGACGGGAATAAACGCTGGACGACGGAGATTATCGCCGCCAACATGCAGATGCTCGAGTCGAAGGGACAGGGAAGAGGACAGGATGTTGCCATGGACGAACCCGTTCCACCCTATGATTCAGGGGGCTCCGTGCCGGACGATGACGTGCCGTTCTAAACGGCCTGCATCACTTTTTCCCCTCGTCGTTGTTGATTTTTTTTGTTTCGGGCGTAACGTCGATATCTTCCTGGTCACTGGTGGCTTTTTTGAAGTTTCTGATTCCTTTGCCCAGGGCGTTTCCGATTTCCGGGAGCTTTCCCGCCCCGAAAATGATCAGGACGATGACGAGAATGACCAGCAATTCCGGCATGCCGATACCAAACATGTGCAGCACCTCTTTTTCCTGGAGTTCAATCCGTATTCCGCTCCTGCCCGGGAGGGGCAGGTAAGGATAGGAAATCATGTGCCTCCCAGCCTAGATCATCGGGAGGGGAATGTCAAAGGATATTCGCGGAATCGTCCGGTCTTTCAGGGCAGGGTTAAGTGTACAACCTGTCCCGCTTTTCCCAGGGGGGGCAGGGTTTTCCCCTGAAGCACGACATCGATTCCCCCGGCGTTGCCGACATCCAGCCGAAACTGGTTCCCCGAATAGGTGACCATATCACCGGGGTGCAGCAACATCTGGTGCCCTTCCTGACCGTCAATGAGAATGCCCACCCATGTGGTTTCCCTTGCCTTGAGGATCAGTTTCTGTGCTTCATCTGTCTTGTCGCCCTGAGCGTTGGCATCCGGAAGGAGCCCCGCCAGCGGTTTCGGTGGAAATGCCGGGCGCGGGGACGGCGTAATCTCCGGCTGGAAGGTAGGTGCCGCCGGGGGCGGAGGGGGGGTATGCAGGGCAGGCGGTTCCGTTGGGGGCGACGCCGGAACGCTTTCCGGAGGGGCCGGCATTTCCGGCTGAACGTTCGGAACAACGGTCGGATGATTCGGCGGGGAAGACGCGTTTTGCCCCGTCATATAAAAGAATGCGAAAAAAGCCCCTATGACAACAAACAGACCGACCAGGAACAGGACAAGTTTCCAAAATCGGAAACCCGGAGACAGTCTTGCCCTGTGGTCGGCTTTGAACGTCGGGCCCGGAGTCTCTCGAGATTCCAGAAAGGTGTCATATATTTCCATCAGGGGACGGGCCTCGATACCGAGCAGGTCCGCATATTGCCGAATGAAGGCTTTGGTGTACACCGGGGGAGGCAGCGAGTCAAAATCACCCTGTTCCAAGGCGGCCAGGTTTTTCATGCTGATCCGGGTCCTCGCGTAAACATCCGCAAGGGACAGGCCCATTTGCTCGCGGCGCGCCGAAAAAAGGCCCGTGCCATTTTCCGCGGAAGAAACGGGGGGGTGTTCTGCCGGAAGGCTGTGTGGGTCCGAATCAGTCATTTTCTTTCTGCTGGATCTGCACCTTGTTGTCCATGAGACGCCTGGCCTGGTACAAGCGGCATGATTGACCAATGAAATTCATCTATCACCAATCGGCTGTATCCGCAATAAAAACATGTTTCAGGTTGATCCGCCCCGCGGTTTCGTGAAAAAAACGGTTGTTTTCCATGGCGTTTTTTCGCCCCATGTTATAAAAGGACGGCATTGATATTCATTTCACACCAAAAAGGGACGTTTTGCATGTCATCTTATCTTGAATCAGCCATGGCTATTGTCCGGGAGGCCGGTTTACTCCTTCGGGAGAGGTTTGGTCGACCCCAAAAAATCGAATACAAGGGACGGATCAATATCGTTACCGAGGCCGATCATGCATCGGAGGATCTTATTATCAACAAAATTCGGACCTTATACCCGAATCATGACATCATGACGGAAGAATCGAAGGGTATCGCAACGGGTGCCGATTACCGATGGATTGTCGATCCCCTGGACGGGACGACCAATTACGCCCACGGCTATCCTGTGTTTTGTGTTTCCCTTGCTCTGGAAAGAAGGGGGACGATATGCTGTGGTGCAGTCTACAATCCCATGCTGAACGAAATGTTCTGTGCGGAGCGGGGGGGCGGTGCCCACCTCAATGGGGAAAAAATACGCGTATCCGCCACGACCGTCCTGTCTGAAAGCCTGCTGGCCACGGGGTTTCCCTATGACATCCGCGAGAGCGATGAGAATAATATAAACTATTTCAATTATATGGCCGTCAATGCCCAGGCCATCCGCCGGGCTGGCTCTGCGGCCCTGGATATGGCTTATGTGGCCGCCGGCCGTTTCGACGGGTTCTGGGAGCTGAAACTCATGCCCTGGGATACGGCTGCAGCCTGGCTGCTGATTACAGAGGCAGGGGGCAGCGTGACGGACCTCTTCGGCGAACCGTTTTCCCTGCAATCACCGCACGTGCTGGCATCGAACGGGATCATTCATGGGGATATGAAGGCTGTTCTCTCCCGGTCACGGCATGGAGAACAAAAATAGACAAACCTCTCCTTTGTCATACCGCATATCCCGTCTCCGACTGATATCGGTCTTATTCATCACATTTGTTTCCACCTCACCTGCCTCGGTTTCCGGGGTACCGATTCCAGCTGTTTTTCCCGCATACCTTGACAAGTAAAATCGGGTGAATATATTACAGTCGAAAAGATGATCAAGCATATTAACATGTTATATCATCTTGGGTGCAGCCTGTCTGGGTGAAGCAACCGGCATGGGGATGAAAGAATAAAAACGATTAAGGAGGTATGCGTGATGTTTGGACCCACAGTTTGGAGATTCGGCAGAGTAGCGGATCCATTTAGAGAAATGCAGCGCCTTCAAAGCGAGATGAACCGGCTTTTCTCTACGGTTGATGCTCAGATCAGCCAGGAGTATCCGCCGATCAATGTCTGGTTAGGTCAGGAAAATGTCATCGTCACGGCGGAAGTACCGGGTATCGATCCCGACACCTGCGATATTTCCGTGATCGGCGACACCATGACCATAAGCGGCAAAACCGATCCGGAACTTTTGAAGGAGGGGGAGAGCTATCATCGGCAGGAACGGAATTACGGACAGTTCAAACGGGTCCTGCAGTTACCCTTCCATGTCAATGCGGAAAAGGTGGAGGCGAAGTATGAAAAGGGAATTCTACGGGTGACGCTCCCCCGGGCCGAGGAGGACAAACCGAGGAAGGTGTCGATTCAGGGGGAGTAACGCAAGAAAGGAGGCGGAATCAATATGGCTAACGAACCGAAAGAATTACAGAAACAAACGGCGCAGACCCCTGTGGAAACGGAGCGAACCCGAAACAGCAAGGTTTATGTGCCAAAAGTCGATATTTATGAGACGAAGGAAGCGATCATCCTGGTGGCCGATATGCCCGGTGTTGACGAAAAGAGTGTCGATGTCGTGCTGGATAAAAATACCCTGACCATCTCGGGGACTGCGGAAGCCCTGGCATTCCAGGATCACTCCATTGCCTATGCCGAGTATGATGTGGGGGATTATCAGCGGGCCTTTACCATTTCCGACGAGGTGGACAAGGACAAAATCGAGGCGACCGTGCGAAACGGTGTCTTACGGTTGATCCTGCACAAGGCGGAAAAGGTCAAGGCCAGGAAAATCGCCATCAAGGGTGCTTAACAGGAAATCGAACAGGAAAGGAGGACGGATTATGGCAAGGAAAAGTCTGATGCCCTCTTTATGGAGGGGCGCCAAGGGGCCGGCGGGCCGTCTGGGCAGCCCTTTTTCTTCTTTTCAACAGCAGATGAACGATCTGTTTGACGATTTTTTCAACGCCCTTCCCATGGCGTCCGGTGGTGCTTCCAGTGAACGGCTCGGTGCTTTCTCTCCGTCGATCGACGTCAAGGAGGGAGAGAAGGATATCGTGGTCAAGGCAGAACTTCCCGGTCTGGAGGAAAAGGATATCGAAGTGATGCTGGACGATGACGCCCTGACAATCAAAGGCGAGAAGAAGGAGGAGAGGGAAGAGGAGGGGAAGGATTACTATCACATGGAGCGGACCTACGGCTCCTTCTATCGGGTCATTCCCCTGCCTGTGGAGGTCGACGGCAAAAAGGTCGAGGCAACCTTCAAAAACGGGGTGTTGAGCGTGATCCTGCCGAAGACGGAGAAGGCCAAAGCGGCGGGGAAGAGGATTTCAATCAAGACGGAATGAACACCGGATCCATGGGCGTTCAGAATAACGGAACCGGGCGGCGGGAGAACCCGCCCCCGGTCTCCCTTTTTGCTTTATTTTTCAGATTGTTGCGGCGTATTCACGCCGGTGAAGCTCACGGCTCAAAGATCCTGGATCAGCCTGACGAACAACGACCGGGCGCGTGGGCCGTCGAATTCGCAGAAGAACAACGACTGCCAGGTGCCCAGGACGAGGTGCCCGTTTTCGAAAAGGACAGTCTGCGAGGAACCCATGAGTGACGCCTTCACGTGGGCGTCGGCGTTGCCCTCCCTGTGACGGTAGTCCCCGTGGAGGGGGATCAGCCGCTCCAGGGTGGCGAGAATATCTCTTGGGACGTCGGGGTCGGCGTTTTCGTTGATTGTCACCCCCGCTGTGGTGTGGGGGACGTAGACTTGGCATAGGCCGTTCCGGTACCCGGATTCCCGCAGGACAGACCGGACCTGTCCGGTGATGTCGACCATCTGGCAGCGGCTGGTTGTTTTGATCGAGAGTTGTTTCAGCATAATTTTACACCTCCCATGAGAAAGCCTTCAAGAATCCGGTAATTTGCGCCGGATATGGAAATGGCCGCATGCTTCACCAGGTGTCCTTTCGAATGCGAGAAATCTTCATAGGATGAAATCACTTGACTCGAAGAGTTCTCCCTGCGGTTGAAATGATAAAAAAACACGTTACGACAAAACCTCGTGCTCCGGAATGGGGCAAAGGGCTCGTACAAACGGATCCGTCTAATCAGACCAGAATCTGGACGTCGATCCGACTGTCTTTCAGAAGCACCTGTATCCCCTCAGGGATTTTGATGATCGCCGTGGCGTCGGCCATGTTTTTCAGTCGGCTTTTTGAGACAAGGGGAGAAACGGTCAAATTTCCATTTATCTCCGCCAGTTTCGCATAGATAAACTGTGTCCAGTTCTTTTGGCCGCCCACCTCTTCCGTCAGCAGGGCCTTGACGGTCCCCAGGGGTTCGGGAGGATAACCCGACATGGCCAGAATGGCCGGCAATGCGATTTGGAGGAACGCCATTTCGTTTGACGGGGGGCCTCCGGGGAGGCAAAAAATCGGTTTGCCCTGCAGCAGACCGAAAGCCACAGCTTTGCCCGGACCTATCCTGACCCGGTGATAGTGGGGTTCCCAGCCCAGTTCGTCGAGAACACCCAGGGAGTAGTCCCTGTCACCTTCCCAGGCGCCTCCGATGGTCAGGATAACATCGCAGTCACGCAGCAGGGTGTCGACCATGTCCCGAATCTGATCCGGCTGATCCTCGATGACCTTCATGATCACCTCGATTCCGCGGAAGCGAAGAAAGGCAGACAAGGTTACGAGATTACTTGCGAAAAGGGCCCCGGAGCGGAAGGGTTCTCCCGGGGCGAGAATTTCATCGCCCGTGGCGATGATGGCCACCCGTGGCAGCCTGTAAACCTGTACCGCGTCGATACCCGCCGCCGCGATCAAGCCGGTATGGCCGGCACGCAGAACTTCGCCCCGCCGAACCACCTGTTCTCCCTCTTTTACATCCGTACCCTGAACCAGGATATTGCGCCCCGGTTCAGCATCGGCCTCGATGATAACCTCGTTTCCCTGATCTTTGGTAAACTCCTGAGAAACGACGGCACTCGCTCCATCCGGAAGCGGTGCTCCCGTCAGGATGCGGATCGCCTGGCCCTTTCCCAACCGACAGTTTGGTTTTTCCCCCGCCGATACAGTGCCGATAACCGGAAGGGTCACGGGATGTTCATTGCTCGCCCGGGCCACGTCCGTGGAATCGACGGCGTAACCATCCTTGAGTGACGCGGTCAGGGACGGAGAATTGATTTTCGAGTACATGTCCTCCGCCGCCACCCGCTGAACACATTCGTGAACGGGCAGGGTTTCTGCGGGCATGATGGGGATTTTGTTAAGGGTTCGATCCAGTGCTTCCGTCAGCCCCAGCCATTGTCTTCTCATATTTGTATCCTGCTTCCCTTCCATATGACTGTATATATGTCTTAGCTTCACTCTGTTTCCTACGGGTGTCCGCCTTCCGTCCGGCGTATCCGAAACGCTTCCGGGAAGAGAAAGAATCGCGGGTTTCCACCTCCAGGCCTTACCAGACCACCTCGACCTTGCCTTTGGGGGTGTCGGTTATCTCTCCAACGATTGCCGCATCCGTTATTCCCGCTTCGTGCATTCGGGGCAGTACTTCATCCGCCTCTGAAGGGCCCAGTATGACCAGCAGCCCTCCCGCTGTTTGGGGGTCGAACAGGATGTCCATCATCCAGTCCGGGCAGGCGGGGTCAAGGACCACCTGATCGGCCCGGTGACGTTTGTTCCTGGTTGTGCCCGCAGGAATGATCAGGTCGTCCAGGAGTTTCCTCAATCCCGGGAAATAAGGGACTCTCTGCGCTTTGATCCGCATGCCGATGTCCGTCCCTTCGATCATTTCGCACGCATGACCCAGGAAACCGAAACCCGTGATGTCCGTGCAGGCACGGACTGTTTCCAGGTCGTCGAGCAATTCCGCCGCTTGCCTGTTCAAGGTGGTCATGCGTCGGATCGATTCGGTCTGAAGCGCTTCGGAAGCGACACCCGCTTTGACGGCGGTGCTGACAACACCGGTTCCCAGAGCTTTGGTCAGAATCAGTTTGTCGCCGACGTTTCCGCCTCGATTCAGGAGTACCATGTCCGGATGGATCACCCCCGTGACGGAGAGGCCGTACTTCAACTCGTCGTCCTCGACACTGTGCCCGCCAACAAGAAGGACGCCCGCCTCCTTCATCTTGTCCATCCCGCCTCTCAGGATATCCCTGAGAATACCCATCGGCATACTTTTAACGGGAAAACAGAGGATATTCATTGCGGTGATCGGCCGGCCCCCCATGGCATAGACATCACTTAGGGCATTGACGACGGCGATTTGCCCGAATATGTAGGGATCATCGACGATGGGGGTGAAGAAATCGACGGTCTGGATGATGGCCAGATCATCCCGCAGGCGGTATACTCCGGCATCTTCGGCATGTTCCATGCCGACGATCAGATTCGGATCGGTGCTCAACGGCAGATCCTTCAGTGCCTCCTGCAGGTCGCCCGGACCTATTTTGCAGGCTCAACCGGCGCCGTGTACGGTTTCGGTCAGGCGGATCTTTTTTGTGTCATCAACCATTTCGGTTTCCTTGGAAGTTTTCTCAGGTTAATAAACCGGTTGCGGGATCAACTAAAATGAATCTTTCCCGCACCTGAAAGACATCACTTAACTATAAAAAAGAAAAAAATAAGTCAAACAGAATAGGAAAGCCCCGTTGAGCGGTTTGGGAATGGGTCTTCTAAGTTCTTACGTCGAGGATCCGCCATGAAATGAGACGCTGTGTTCCAGCGATCCCCATCAAGGTTTTTAAGGGCGCCGCCTTAAATATTGCTCCAGGTCATTCATCAATTGTTTGGGATCGAGATGATTTTTCGATCACAT from Deltaproteobacteria bacterium carries:
- a CDS encoding Hsp20/alpha crystallin family protein → MANEPKELQKQTAQTPVETERTRNSKVYVPKVDIYETKEAIILVADMPGVDEKSVDVVLDKNTLTISGTAEALAFQDHSIAYAEYDVGDYQRAFTISDEVDKDKIEATVRNGVLRLILHKAEKVKARKIAIKGA
- a CDS encoding twin-arginine translocase TatA/TatE family subunit, with amino-acid sequence MFGIGMPELLVILVIVLIIFGAGKLPEIGNALGKGIRNFKKATSDQEDIDVTPETKKINNDEGKK
- a CDS encoding helix-turn-helix domain-containing protein, with the protein product MTDSDPHSLPAEHPPVSSAENGTGLFSARREQMGLSLADVYARTRISMKNLAALEQGDFDSLPPPVYTKAFIRQYADLLGIEARPLMEIYDTFLESRETPGPTFKADHRARLSPGFRFWKLVLFLVGLFVVIGAFFAFFYMTGQNASSPPNHPTVVPNVQPEMPAPPESVPASPPTEPPALHTPPPPPAAPTFQPEITPSPRPAFPPKPLAGLLPDANAQGDKTDEAQKLILKARETTWVGILIDGQEGHQMLLHPGDMVTYSGNQFRLDVGNAGGIDVVLQGKTLPPLGKAGQVVHLTLP
- a CDS encoding Hsp20/alpha crystallin family protein, producing the protein MARKSLMPSLWRGAKGPAGRLGSPFSSFQQQMNDLFDDFFNALPMASGGASSERLGAFSPSIDVKEGEKDIVVKAELPGLEEKDIEVMLDDDALTIKGEKKEEREEEGKDYYHMERTYGSFYRVIPLPVEVDGKKVEATFKNGVLSVILPKTEKAKAAGKRISIKTE
- the selD gene encoding selenide, water dikinase SelD, with translation MVDDTKKIRLTETVHGAGUACKIGPGDLQEALKDLPLSTDPNLIVGMEHAEDAGVYRLRDDLAIIQTVDFFTPIVDDPYIFGQIAVVNALSDVYAMGGRPITAMNILCFPVKSMPMGILRDILRGGMDKMKEAGVLLVGGHSVEDDELKYGLSVTGVIHPDMVLLNRGGNVGDKLILTKALGTGVVSTAVKAGVASEALQTESIRRMTTLNRQAAELLDDLETVRACTDITGFGFLGHACEMIEGTDIGMRIKAQRVPYFPGLRKLLDDLIIPAGTTRNKRHRADQVVLDPACPDWMMDILFDPQTAGGLLVILGPSEADEVLPRMHEAGITDAAIVGEITDTPKGKVEVVW
- a CDS encoding YjbQ family protein; the protein is MLKQLSIKTTSRCQMVDITGQVRSVLRESGYRNGLCQVYVPHTTAGVTINENADPDVPRDILATLERLIPLHGDYRHREGNADAHVKASLMGSSQTVLFENGHLVLGTWQSLFFCEFDGPRARSLFVRLIQDL
- a CDS encoding molybdopterin molybdotransferase MoeA translates to MRRQWLGLTEALDRTLNKIPIMPAETLPVHECVQRVAAEDMYSKINSPSLTASLKDGYAVDSTDVARASNEHPVTLPVIGTVSAGEKPNCRLGKGQAIRILTGAPLPDGASAVVSQEFTKDQGNEVIIEADAEPGRNILVQGTDVKEGEQVVRRGEVLRAGHTGLIAAAGIDAVQVYRLPRVAIIATGDEILAPGEPFRSGALFASNLVTLSAFLRFRGIEVIMKVIEDQPDQIRDMVDTLLRDCDVILTIGGAWEGDRDYSLGVLDELGWEPHYHRVRIGPGKAVAFGLLQGKPIFCLPGGPPSNEMAFLQIALPAILAMSGYPPEPLGTVKALLTEEVGGQKNWTQFIYAKLAEINGNLTVSPLVSKSRLKNMADATAIIKIPEGIQVLLKDSRIDVQILV
- a CDS encoding inositol monophosphatase, which produces MSSYLESAMAIVREAGLLLRERFGRPQKIEYKGRINIVTEADHASEDLIINKIRTLYPNHDIMTEESKGIATGADYRWIVDPLDGTTNYAHGYPVFCVSLALERRGTICCGAVYNPMLNEMFCAERGGGAHLNGEKIRVSATTVLSESLLATGFPYDIRESDENNINYFNYMAVNAQAIRRAGSAALDMAYVAAGRFDGFWELKLMPWDTAAAWLLITEAGGSVTDLFGEPFSLQSPHVLASNGIIHGDMKAVLSRSRHGEQK
- a CDS encoding Hsp20/alpha crystallin family protein, with the translated sequence MFGPTVWRFGRVADPFREMQRLQSEMNRLFSTVDAQISQEYPPINVWLGQENVIVTAEVPGIDPDTCDISVIGDTMTISGKTDPELLKEGESYHRQERNYGQFKRVLQLPFHVNAEKVEAKYEKGILRVTLPRAEEDKPRKVSIQGE